The following coding sequences lie in one Flavobacterium sediminis genomic window:
- a CDS encoding FtsL-like putative cell division protein yields the protein MKNGIYSLLKAKFLVSDDALKNWKFIVFLIFLAMIMIANNHRYDAKNYKITELTNRVKELRSEFVDRRSELMKLKMESTVAKKMEKREIYPASVPPTKIIVKKSIKEEKSFFDRFKLWQ from the coding sequence ATGAAGAACGGTATATACAGTTTGTTGAAAGCTAAGTTTCTGGTAAGTGACGACGCACTTAAGAACTGGAAGTTTATTGTTTTTCTGATCTTTTTAGCTATGATAATGATTGCTAATAATCACAGGTACGATGCTAAAAATTATAAAATAACCGAATTGACCAACCGAGTAAAGGAGTTGCGTTCGGAATTTGTGGACAGACGGTCAGAGCTGATGAAGTTGAAAATGGAATCGACCGTCGCTAAAAAAATGGAAAAAAGAGAGATTTACCCGGCAAGTGTACCGCCGACAAAAATAATAGTAAAGAAAAGTATAAAAGAAGAAAAAAGTTTTTTTGACCGTTTCAAATTATGGCAGTAA
- a CDS encoding penicillin-binding protein, with protein MAVKPKNTNYRMYGVAFTIFVIAILVLVKLNNIQWVEGEYYRKLAKERTVKNFTIPANKGNVYSADGSLLATSIPEYTIRFDALSPSQENFTNLIKPLSDSLSVMFGKTPGHYQAQLQKARANKNRYYLIARKLSYTQYMRIKSFPLFNKGAYKGGIIVEQKTVREHPIGLVAQRTIGYERANADGSPNGKGLEYAFRKYINGKNGHRMMQKIAKSQWKPISDNNELDPQDGYDIVSTIDVYIQDIAHHALLKQLEHYEADHGCVVVMETKTGAIKAISNLGRASDGSYYESQNYAVAESHEPGSTFKLFDLIALLDDHKVDTSKVYDTHNGVVEYYKRKVRDSKKGGYGKISLARGFELSSNTVLVQAVHDNYKDNPQQFIDRINSYGLSKPLGLQLIGEGKPRIPQPGDKNWYGTTLPWMAFGYGIAMTPLQTLTLYNAVANNGKMVKPYFVKEIKEWNKTIEKFEPEVINPKIASDETLKKVRAVLENVVKRGTGSKLYSKDFSMAGKTGTAQANYRDRSKLYYVSSFAGYFPANDPKYSCIVVVHKPNVSAGYYGADVAGPVFKRIAQKIYTDSPPTNHIKDINEKINAVEKQYASYYKKSNNATDKVPDVKGMQAMDAVALLENLGLHVEIKGVGKVKTQSVKAGEKINKDSIIILELS; from the coding sequence ATGGCAGTAAAACCGAAAAATACAAATTATAGAATGTATGGCGTAGCTTTCACAATATTTGTGATAGCTATTTTGGTTTTGGTCAAATTGAATAATATTCAATGGGTAGAAGGAGAATACTACCGAAAATTAGCAAAAGAACGAACCGTTAAGAACTTTACCATTCCGGCTAATAAAGGAAATGTGTATTCGGCTGATGGCAGTCTTTTGGCAACTTCAATTCCGGAATATACGATTCGCTTTGATGCACTTTCTCCATCGCAGGAAAACTTTACCAATCTTATAAAACCTCTGAGTGATTCACTTTCAGTTATGTTTGGTAAAACACCCGGTCATTATCAGGCGCAATTACAAAAAGCCAGAGCTAATAAAAACAGGTATTATCTGATAGCCAGAAAGCTAAGTTATACCCAATATATGCGTATAAAAAGTTTTCCGCTTTTTAATAAAGGAGCTTACAAAGGGGGTATTATTGTGGAGCAGAAAACAGTTCGGGAACATCCTATTGGTTTGGTAGCGCAGAGAACTATCGGTTACGAAAGAGCAAATGCAGATGGCTCGCCTAACGGGAAAGGATTAGAATACGCTTTTCGTAAATACATCAATGGCAAGAACGGTCATCGTATGATGCAAAAAATTGCCAAAAGCCAGTGGAAACCTATTAGTGATAATAATGAATTAGACCCGCAGGACGGTTATGATATCGTATCTACTATAGATGTGTATATTCAGGATATTGCCCATCATGCTTTGTTGAAACAATTGGAGCATTACGAGGCTGACCACGGTTGTGTAGTAGTGATGGAAACCAAAACCGGAGCCATTAAGGCTATTTCAAACTTGGGAAGGGCCTCTGATGGCAGTTATTATGAATCACAGAATTATGCCGTAGCAGAATCGCACGAACCGGGTTCTACTTTTAAGCTGTTTGACCTGATAGCACTTTTAGACGACCATAAGGTGGATACCAGTAAAGTGTATGATACCCATAACGGAGTTGTTGAATATTATAAGAGAAAAGTACGGGATTCCAAAAAAGGAGGCTATGGAAAGATCTCTTTAGCCAGAGGATTCGAACTGTCCTCCAATACTGTGTTGGTACAAGCTGTTCATGATAATTATAAAGATAATCCGCAACAGTTTATAGATAGAATAAATAGTTATGGTTTAAGCAAACCTTTAGGCTTGCAGTTAATAGGTGAAGGAAAACCGAGAATTCCGCAACCCGGCGACAAGAATTGGTACGGAACCACTTTACCATGGATGGCATTTGGTTACGGAATTGCAATGACGCCTTTACAAACACTTACCCTATACAATGCAGTGGCTAACAATGGGAAAATGGTAAAACCCTATTTCGTAAAAGAGATTAAAGAGTGGAATAAAACTATTGAAAAGTTCGAGCCTGAAGTGATCAATCCTAAAATTGCTTCGGATGAAACCTTAAAAAAAGTTCGGGCAGTATTAGAGAACGTGGTGAAGAGAGGAACAGGTTCTAAACTGTATTCTAAAGATTTTTCGATGGCAGGAAAAACAGGAACGGCACAAGCTAATTATCGCGATCGGTCAAAGCTGTATTATGTATCCTCATTTGCGGGGTATTTTCCGGCTAATGATCCTAAGTATTCTTGTATAGTAGTGGTTCATAAACCTAATGTTTCTGCCGGATATTATGGTGCTGATGTCGCCGGACCAGTTTTTAAACGTATTGCACAGAAAATTTACACGGATTCTCCTCCTACAAATCATATAAAGGATATTAATGAGAAGATAAATGCGGTAGAAAAACAATATGCTTCTTATTATAAGAAGTCAAATAATGCAACAGATAAAGTTCCTGATGTAAAAGGAATGCAGGCAATGGATGCCGTTGCACTTCTGGAGAATTTAGGGTTGCATGTTGAAATTAAAGGTGTCGGAAAAGTAAAAACACAATCGGTTAAAGCCGGTGAAAAGATCAATAAAGATTCAATCATCATTTTAGAATTATCGTGA
- a CDS encoding UDP-N-acetylmuramoyl-L-alanyl-D-glutamate--2,6-diaminopimelate ligase, with translation MKLLKDILYKVHIEAVRGTTDVTIGKIEFDSRKIQLNDAFVAIRGTLSDGHAFIDKAVDQGAIAVICEEFPERIVNGVTYIQVQNTHEALAFTAANYYDNPSDKLKLVGVTGTNGKTTIASLLYQMFKRAGYKVGLLSTVKILVDNNEFKATHTTPDSLTINYYLNEMAEAGCEFCFMEVSSHGIHQKRTEGLHFTGGIFTNLTHDHLDYHKTFAEYRDVKKSFFDNLPKTAFAISNVDDKNGMVMLQNTVAKKVTYAIKSYADYKAQILENQFSGLLLKINNNEVWTKLIGAFNAYNLLAIYATGVELGLESDEVLRLLSELESVSGRFQYFVSPGKITAVVDYAHTPDALENVLKTINDIRTKNEILITVVGCGGDRDKTKRPVMAKIASDLSNKVIFTSDNPRSEDPQVIIDEMEKGVEPQNFKKTLSILDRKQAIKTACQMAQPNDIIVIAGKGHETYQEIKGVRHDFDDMKIVKEFLNQLS, from the coding sequence GTGAAGCTATTAAAAGATATATTATACAAAGTACACATTGAAGCGGTAAGAGGAACCACTGATGTGACTATCGGGAAAATTGAATTTGATTCCAGAAAAATTCAGTTGAATGATGCTTTTGTAGCTATCAGAGGTACTCTGTCAGATGGTCATGCATTTATTGATAAGGCTGTGGATCAAGGAGCGATAGCTGTAATTTGCGAAGAGTTTCCTGAGCGAATTGTAAACGGTGTGACCTATATTCAGGTTCAGAATACACATGAGGCATTAGCTTTTACAGCAGCTAATTATTACGACAACCCTTCCGATAAGTTAAAATTGGTGGGAGTAACCGGAACCAACGGGAAAACAACAATAGCTTCTTTATTATACCAAATGTTTAAACGTGCCGGGTATAAAGTAGGCTTGTTGTCAACTGTAAAAATTCTGGTAGATAATAACGAATTTAAGGCAACGCATACAACCCCGGATTCATTAACGATCAATTATTATTTGAATGAAATGGCTGAAGCCGGTTGTGAGTTTTGTTTCATGGAGGTAAGCTCGCACGGAATTCATCAGAAAAGAACGGAAGGGTTACATTTTACCGGAGGAATATTTACCAACTTAACACACGATCATTTAGATTATCATAAAACTTTTGCAGAATATCGGGATGTTAAGAAATCGTTCTTTGATAATTTGCCGAAAACGGCATTTGCAATCAGTAACGTTGACGATAAGAACGGAATGGTAATGTTGCAAAATACAGTAGCTAAAAAAGTTACTTATGCTATAAAGTCCTATGCAGATTATAAAGCGCAGATTTTGGAAAATCAGTTTAGTGGTTTGTTGCTGAAGATCAATAATAATGAAGTTTGGACTAAATTAATAGGAGCGTTCAACGCCTATAACTTATTAGCGATCTATGCAACGGGTGTCGAATTAGGTTTAGAAAGTGATGAAGTATTGCGCTTACTTTCCGAACTCGAAAGTGTGTCGGGAAGATTCCAGTATTTCGTGTCACCGGGCAAAATAACAGCCGTTGTAGATTATGCTCATACACCGGATGCTTTGGAAAATGTGCTGAAAACAATAAACGATATACGGACAAAAAATGAAATTTTAATAACGGTTGTAGGTTGTGGTGGAGATCGGGATAAGACTAAAAGACCAGTAATGGCCAAGATAGCTTCCGATTTAAGTAATAAAGTCATTTTTACATCCGATAATCCACGCTCAGAAGATCCGCAAGTCATCATTGATGAGATGGAAAAAGGAGTAGAACCGCAAAATTTCAAAAAAACACTTTCTATTTTAGATAGAAAACAAGCCATAAAAACAGCGTGCCAAATGGCACAGCCCAATGATATTATAGTAATTGCCGGAAAAGGACATGAAACCTATCAGGAAATTAAAGGCGTGCGACATGATTTTGATGATATGAAGATCGTAAAAGAATTTTTAAACCAATTAAGCTAA